The genomic stretch AAACACATCTTATTATCTGCTCCTGAATGGCAGAGTTCAAGGAAAATTTAAGGGTGAGAAGGGGCTTAGACAAGGGGATCCTCTATCGCCTCTTTTATTTGTCCTAATCATGGAATATCTCACTCGGAGGCTTCAATTGGCAGCTCTTGACACATCTTTTAGATACCATCCGATGTGTAAAAGCCTGAATTTGTTGAGCCTTTGTTTTGCAGATGATTCACTCTTATTTTGTAAAGGATCTATGGTTATTGTTCGAGTGATAAAGAGTGCTCTCGAGGAGTTTAGTGCTATTACTGGGCTGTAAATTAATGCTAGCAAATCGCATGTGTATTTTGGAGGGATTTCTACTGCAGACAGGAAGAATTTAGCTGCTGAGTTACAACTGTCTGAAGGTATATTTCCCCTTAAGTATCTTGGTGTCCCTATGAGACCAACTAAATGGAAGCATGAAGATTGTGACATCATAATTCAAAAATTTAGAATGAGAATTCATAACTGGGCTAGTAGGCACCTTTCATTTGCTGGTAGAATCCAGCTCATTCATTCTGTCTTATTTGGTCTAAGAAACTACTGGATGGGTATCTTTATACTTCCTCAAAGTATTATTAAGGAGATTGAAAAATTATGTCGAGGCTTTCTTTGGGGAGTTAATGGTAACCGGAGTAAAATTCATTTGGCCTCATGGACTAAGGTCTGTCTCCCGAAAGTTTATGGTGGACTTGGATTCAGGAATGGCTCAGCTTGGAACAGAGCAATTTTAGCTAAGTACATATGGGCTATAACTGAGAAGCATGATCTGCTTTGGGTTGAGTGGATAAATTATGTGTACTTAAAAGGGTCTGAGTTCTGGTCTTATAGGCTTCCTCCTGACACTAGCTTGTATTGTAGAAAACTGTGTAATCTCAGGGATATCTACAGCTATGAAGAGCTAAAAACTGCTGGTAGTGTTGGAAAATTTCACCCTTCTAAGCTGTATAACAGCTCTCTCTGTCAACAACAAATAGACTATCATAGAGCTGTTTGGTGCCGGCTATCCATACCTAAACACAGATTTCTTCTTTGGCAAACAGTTAACACTCAGCTCTTAACCTGTGATAATCTGCTCAGGTTAAATCTGGTGCTTGATTCTCTGCTTTGTCCTGTCTGTGGAATATCTACTGAGACTCATGGCCATCTATTTTTTGATTGCTATCTATCTAGGCAGATACTAATCATCATATTTGGCTGGTTGGGTTTTCAATGTAATTTTCATTGTAAAAAAGTATAGAATTTTCAATGTAAAAAATGGGAAACTATCAATACAAGAGTAGAGGTTTATAGATAGATTAATCATGTAATCTGGTTTGAGGTCTTTTGGCTGCTTGCATTTAGCATGGGTTGGAGGGTTTTCCCTTGTGGTTTTGGTTTGTAAGAATTTTTTGTACTGTTCATTGTTTGGCTTGCTGGATGATTAGTGAAGTAactttcttcttgatcaaaaaaaaaacatcaaacaaTAATAAAACGCAATAACCAAGAATCAAACTATCAAATCAACAAGAGATTAGGGAAAATTCTCATTACCTTCCTTAATTGTGTTCAAGGACACAAAAGCAAAACAACCTTGGGCACCCTAGGGATTTCAAACAccacaaagaaaagaaaagaaaaatcctTAGAATTGAGAAGGAGAAATTTAGACTTAAGGATTCAAACACCAAAACAAAAATCAATACGTACGTAGAAATTTTCGAAACCTCTAGCCTTCTTCTCCttatttctctctttctttctctatttCGTGCTCTCTCTCTCTACCTCTCTACTGCAGCCAGCCACCAAAAGTGAATCTCCAAGGCTCACACTTTTCTATATATTAACCCTAGAGTCTAACCACTAATATAATGGAAAAATGGTAAGTTCTATATTTGAGTTTCCTAAATTTTAGCCTAGAATTCAAATGGGGAATAAGGGTGAAAATCAATGAGGTAAGTCAACACAACCAAAATGGAAACCAAGCCCAATCTTTCCCTCACTCTTGGCCTACCACCTcccatatctctctctctctctctctctctctctctctctctctctctctctctctctctctctctctctctttctaatcGGCAAATCTTGGCCTTTTTACACTCCCAAACTCACTTCTCCACTTTCCCCAAAATAACTCAAGTCAACCAATAAAAATCCCTTAcctctttctttattttattttccattaaattcaatcaagaaaataaataataaatataaaatggaAAAAGGTTTCCCAACTACACTTGTGTGAACACGAGTGTTCTagaaatttttcttttaatagtTTAAAAAAATGCATGGTaatctattgcatgctcaccatgcataccatgtaCATGCACACACAAAAGTCTATCACTACTAACCATGTACACTTTGCATCCAATAAAAACTCATGCACAaaataatttaaatgaataaacaaataaaattcaATTCACACAATTAACACTGAACACTCAAGTAATTTAATTGAAATTATAAacacttaaaaaattaataataataaataaaaaaatcagtgCATTACATGCTCATATAGGtcatagcacaattaaaagagttggtAAATGTGGATAAATTAATTTTGACGTGAATGATCataataaatgtgaattatgtgttaaatataaattGTAAAGAAACAATTTCCATGTGTTGATAGATGTttaaacttgctagatttaatacatagtaatttatgtgaattaaatggcaTGTTggctagaggaggaaatagatacttcataactGTTATAGATGATtactctaggtatacttatgtgtatttgcttaagagtaaggatgaggcaattattgcatttaaaatctataaatttgaagtagaaaatcaattggaaaggaaaattaagaaTCTTAGAAGTGATAAAGGTGGTGAATATCTTTCAaatgattttaatgagttttaggaacaacatggcattatacatgaatgcactgtaCCATACACCCCACAAAAAAAGGggatagaaaaaagaaaaaataggacttatcttgagatgattcactctatgcttttacatgctaaattgggttataatttacggtgaagctttgcttgctgcatgtcatatattgaatcgaattcctatgaaaaaaaaacagtgtgtctccatatgagttatggagaggaaataaTCCTAacttaggctatcttaaagtgtgggggtgccttgcttttTGCAAGAGTAGGGAGCCTAAAACGACCAAGTTTGGTCCAAAGGTAGTTtagtgtgcatttgttggctatgcctcaaatagcaag from Humulus lupulus chromosome 5, drHumLupu1.1, whole genome shotgun sequence encodes the following:
- the LOC133779661 gene encoding secreted RxLR effector protein 78-like, which codes for MVQSNQGAFVKGRSIAHNIMIFQDLIKNYGRSATSPRCAIKIDISKAYDTVDWWFIEDLLKALCFPVRFIKWIMTCLENTSYYLLLNGRVQGKFKGEKGLRQGDPLSPLLFVLIMEYLTRRLQLAALDTSFRYHPMCKSLNLLSLCFADDSLLFCKGSMVIVRVIKSALEEFSAITGL